The following coding sequences lie in one Actinomycetota bacterium genomic window:
- a CDS encoding uracil-DNA glycosylase — protein MIWSKESEIFLKILEKAIGEINCLAERIRSCVRCSFRKACEQPLPGAGYPLADIMFVKGAPTKLEDSEGMAFFGNVGEALYKAFGRLNMDITDVYGTNAVKCFLPDVQSVSIEHIEACKEYLKTEIEILGPKVIVAMGPLAFAFLKTISLEEYKDSFSPGKVFKLRPDMQVLLTHDPEQALKNPQAKREFWQDLKKLRQILGGVS, from the coding sequence ATGATTTGGTCCAAGGAAAGTGAGATATTCTTGAAAATTTTGGAGAAGGCGATAGGGGAGATAAATTGTTTGGCCGAAAGGATAAGGAGTTGTGTAAGATGCAGTTTTCGAAAAGCTTGCGAACAGCCACTTCCCGGTGCCGGCTATCCCCTTGCCGATATCATGTTCGTTAAGGGTGCGCCGACCAAGCTCGAGGATTCAGAAGGCATGGCTTTCTTTGGGAATGTGGGGGAGGCTTTATACAAAGCCTTTGGTAGATTGAATATGGATATAACCGATGTTTACGGTACAAATGCTGTGAAATGTTTTTTACCCGATGTCCAAAGTGTGTCCATCGAACACATCGAAGCATGCAAAGAGTATTTGAAAACCGAGATAGAAATATTGGGACCAAAGGTGATCGTGGCCATGGGACCATTGGCTTTTGCCTTTTTAAAGACGATTTCCTTGGAGGAATATAAGGATTCTTTCAGTCCCGGAAAAGTTTTTAAATTAAGACCTGATATGCAGGTTCTTTTAACACATGATCCGGAACAGGCACTAAAAAATCCTCAGGCAAAGAGGGAATTTTGGCAAGATTTGAAGAAACTCAGGCAAATTTTGGGGGGAGTAAGCTGA